GCTCACCGACGGTAGCTACATTGCCGTGCAGGCGCCTTGCACCCACGAGGGCACAACTATTGTATTCGAGGCCAGCTCCAGCATGTTCCGCTGCCCCAACCACGGCTCCATGTTCACTGCCAACGGGACGGTAGCCAACGGCCCCGCCGCCCGCGCCCTGAAAAAGTACACTGTATCCCGCACGGGCAATACGCTGCGCGTAACGGGTTAAAAGCAAAAAGCCGGTCTGGTGGATGTTTCCCGCCAAATCGGCTTTTTACTTATACTCCTGCAGTCGGCTTAAAACTCGTGCAGGCGCTGGGCAATATTCCAGCGCAGGGCCACGGAAGTAAAAGCTTCGGTGCCATTACCGACGGCCGTAGCTGCCCCGCTCTGGCGGCGCACGATTTGCTTGGCATCCAGCCACAGGTTGTGTTTGACCATGTAGCTGGCCGTCAGGTCGAGATGCACCAGCTTGGTCGTATTGCCTTGGCCCACCGTGTTGCCGAAGTCACGCACCCGCTGGGTGTTATAGGATTTCAGTACGTTGCCGCCGTAGTTGGGCTCGGGGTCCACGCCGGGTACGTTGTCGAGGCCCTGCTTGGTGTAGAAGGCCTTGCCCACCACATTCAGGCGGGGCAGAGGCTGGTAGCTCAGCACGCCCAGCAGCTCGTAGAGGTTAGCGCCCATGGGGTGAGCTAGGGGCTGCTGGTAGTGCTGGTAGTTGGTGTAGATTTCCTCGTGTTGGTAAGTGTAGGGCCGGATGTAGTTGAACTCGGCCTGCACGTCCAGATTTTTAATGCCGGCTACGTCGATGTATTTACCGCCAATCTGAAAGGCCTGTTTGTTGGCCCACCAGCCGCTGCCCGCCCGGATTTCACTGATTTTGAACTCATCCAGTACCAATTGCCCGTAGATCTGGCCGCGGTGCAGAATGTTCCACTTGAAATCGAGGCCCAGGATGGCGTTATCGGCTGATCCGACGTTCTGCTCAACGGCGCGGTAGAAAATTACGGGGTTCAGGTATTGGAGTTCAAAGCCCCGGGCCCGGCGGCCGGGTATTACTTTGCCGTTGGCATACACAGTATCGGGCTCCGGGTTGCGGCCTCCCAGAATCGTGCTTTCGAACACGCCGATGTTGAAGTTGGGCGTCACGTCGAAGCTGAGGTGGTGCAGGGCCATGTACTTTTTGGGGTACACCTGGTCGGCCACTTCCCGTTGGGCCGTCAGCTCGGCAAACAGGTTCTGGTAGTTAAATTTCCAGATGCGGGTATTGACTTTCAGAAAGAAGTACGGGGCACTGTAGTCCGACAAAATGAGGGAGCGGTACCCGTTGCCGATGAAGTTCCGGTCGTGGGCCAGCTGCAGATTGACGTGCTTGCCAGCTGCGTAGGTAATTCCGCCCCGGGCCGTGAAGAAGTCATACTGGTTGCTGCCTTCGGTTTTGAAGTATTTCCAGTAGCCCTCGTGCGGCACGATTTGGTCGCGCTGAATGCGGGTTTGCACGTACTGCGGGGCTACCATCTGGTTGTCGGCCAGAAACGTGTAGAAGCCCAGGCGGCCGTCGATACTACCCTCCAGTTGCACGCCGCGGGTATTGACGTACTGAATGCCGTTGGTTTCGGTGTCCTTGCCTACCTGCAACAGCAGCACCGGGTTCACGCGCAACGTAAAGTCCTCGGTCTTGACGTTGTACAAGTCGGTCTGGTACTGGTAGAAGCTCTTCAGGAAGGGCCGCCGGCTTCGGTTCAGCGGCACGTACTGCGACTGGGGCAGATAATTCCAGTTGTCGCGCAGCAGATATTCGGCGTTGAAGCGGTCGGCTGCTGAAAGGGATGCGGCCGTGCTGCTGTCCTGCAGAATGCGCTGGCCCAGCCGGGCTATTGCTTTGCGGTGGTAGGGCCGCACGGCAGTGTAGGGGTCGTGCAGCGTATCGGGGCCGTACTTGATAACGTAGCGGTCGATGAGCCGGTACGTGTCTTGGTCGAGCGGCACGTAAGTAGGGCCTTGCATGGCCGGGCTCAAATCGGTGCCGGGTGGGGGAGGCGGCGGCACCGGATGGTCAAAATGCAGCCAGACGTTGTCTTTGCTCTCCGTTGCGGGGGGCGGCGTCGTCGTTGTCTGGGCCACGGCGCGGCTCGCCAGGAAGCCCAGGGCCGATACAAAAAGGATTAGCGGTTTCTTCATAAGAACGAGGGGCGAGGCTGCTGGTAGGGCACCCGGCGGGGCAAACCTACGCAGTTCGACGGTGGGAGTTAAGGCCAAGCTGAAAAGTAGCGCCACAAGCTGCGCATTACCGGGGTAGGCCTTGTACGCTACCAACGCTAAAAAGCAGCAAGCCCGTGTAGATTGCTCTACTTTTGTCCGGATTTCCGCCTTTACTGTTTCCGCCGTTGCCCCTGTACCTGCTCCCCTTTGCCCACCTCGACCTGGCCGCCTGGGATGCCTGCGTAGCTGCTGCCGAGCCGGCCGTACCCTACGCCCAAAGCGTCTGGCTGCAGGCCACAGCCCGCCGCTGGGATGCCGTGGTGGAAGTAGAGCCGGGTTCGGGCCGCTACCTCTCGGTGCTGCCGTTGCCTGCCAAGCGCCGGCCCTGGGGACGGGAAAGCTTTCAGCCGCCTTTCACCCAGCAGCTGGGCCTGCTCACCACTATCGGCAGCCGCCACCGCGACCTAGCCGAGTATCTGGCCCTGGCCACCGGCCGCTACGCCCGCCAGTATCTGCAGGCCAACAGCGGCAACCTACTGCCGACTGCCCCCCCGGATTTTCACCTAGCCTGGCGCCAAACCTACTGCCTGCCGCTGGAGGCCAGCTACGAGACCTTGCACAAAGGCTACGCCGCCGACTACCGCCGCCGCCTGCGCCTGAATCAGCAGCTGGAGCAGCCGCTACAGGTCACGGAAACTCACTCGGCCGACGGGCTGCTGCGCCTGTTTCGGAAGCATAAGGGTGGGGAAGTGGCCAGCCTCAAGCCCCGTCACTACCGGCAGCTGGAGCAGCTTATCAGCAACCTGCAGGAGCTGGGCCAGGTCCGGATTCTGGAGGTTTTGGCGCCCAGTTCCGGCGAATTGCTGGCCGGCGCGCTGTTCGTCGTCACGCCCCGGGTCATTATCTACCTGTTTGCCGCTGCCTCGCCGGCCGGTAAAAAAGCGGCGGCCCCGCTGTTGCTGCTCGACTACCTGATTCAGGACTACGCTGCCACACCGGGCCTCGTGCTCGACTTCGAGGGTGGCATGATTCCGTCAATTGCCCGTTTTTTTGCCAACTTCGGGGCCCGGCCCGTTCCCTACGCCGCCCTCACCCTTACCCGCCAGCCCTGGTATCTGTTATGGAAACGCTAAACACCCCCTCCGCAAGTCCCGCAGACCGCGTCCGTATTGTGTGCGCCGAGCCCTCTATTGCCAATCACTTTTTGGCTGAGCTCCGTGATGTGGACGTACAGCGCGACAGTCTGCGCTTCCGCCGCAACCTGCAGCGCCTGGGCGAAATCATTGCCTACCGCATCAGCTCCCAGCTCAGCTACACCGAAAAAGTGGTGAAAACGCCCCTAGCCGAGTCGAGCAGCAAGCAGCTGCGCGACTTCCCGGTGCTGGCCACCGTACTGCGCGCCGGTTTGCCATTTCACCAGGGCTTTCTGAATTACTTCGACCAGTCGCCCAGCGCCTTTGCCGCCGCTTACCGCATCGAGGGCACCTCGCAGGTCCAGGTCCAGGTGGACTACCTCTCGGCGCCTAACCTCGACGAGCGGGTGCTGATCTTGGCCGACCCCATGCTAGCCAGCGGCAAGTCCTTGGTGCAGACTTACCGGGCTATGCTGCGTTTCGGCCAGCCCCGGCAGGTGCACATTGCGGCCGTTATCGCCTCGCCCGAGGGCGTGGAATACGTGACCCGCGAGATTCCCGAAGCCACGCTCTGGGTAGCCGCCGTGGATGACCACCTCAATGAGCACGCCTACATCGTGCCCGGCCTGGGCGACGCCGGCGACTTGTCGTACGGCAGCAAATTGTAATGCGCCGGTAACGTTTCGGAACCAAACGGGCTGGTACTTACCTCGTATCTTTACCCCATACCAGTTTCCTCTTTAGCCCCGAAAACGCCGTGTTGCCTCATATTGCCAAATACGCCTCCGTTTTCCTGCTGAGCATGGTCAAGTTCTTCGGCGGCCCGCTGGCGGGCGTGTCGCTGGG
Above is a genomic segment from Hymenobacter cellulosivorans containing:
- a CDS encoding capsule assembly Wzi family protein, whose product is MKKPLILFVSALGFLASRAVAQTTTTPPPATESKDNVWLHFDHPVPPPPPPGTDLSPAMQGPTYVPLDQDTYRLIDRYVIKYGPDTLHDPYTAVRPYHRKAIARLGQRILQDSSTAASLSAADRFNAEYLLRDNWNYLPQSQYVPLNRSRRPFLKSFYQYQTDLYNVKTEDFTLRVNPVLLLQVGKDTETNGIQYVNTRGVQLEGSIDGRLGFYTFLADNQMVAPQYVQTRIQRDQIVPHEGYWKYFKTEGSNQYDFFTARGGITYAAGKHVNLQLAHDRNFIGNGYRSLILSDYSAPYFFLKVNTRIWKFNYQNLFAELTAQREVADQVYPKKYMALHHLSFDVTPNFNIGVFESTILGGRNPEPDTVYANGKVIPGRRARGFELQYLNPVIFYRAVEQNVGSADNAILGLDFKWNILHRGQIYGQLVLDEFKISEIRAGSGWWANKQAFQIGGKYIDVAGIKNLDVQAEFNYIRPYTYQHEEIYTNYQHYQQPLAHPMGANLYELLGVLSYQPLPRLNVVGKAFYTKQGLDNVPGVDPEPNYGGNVLKSYNTQRVRDFGNTVGQGNTTKLVHLDLTASYMVKHNLWLDAKQIVRRQSGAATAVGNGTEAFTSVALRWNIAQRLHEF
- a CDS encoding GNAT family N-acetyltransferase, producing MPLYLLPFAHLDLAAWDACVAAAEPAVPYAQSVWLQATARRWDAVVEVEPGSGRYLSVLPLPAKRRPWGRESFQPPFTQQLGLLTTIGSRHRDLAEYLALATGRYARQYLQANSGNLLPTAPPDFHLAWRQTYCLPLEASYETLHKGYAADYRRRLRLNQQLEQPLQVTETHSADGLLRLFRKHKGGEVASLKPRHYRQLEQLISNLQELGQVRILEVLAPSSGELLAGALFVVTPRVIIYLFAAASPAGKKAAAPLLLLDYLIQDYAATPGLVLDFEGGMIPSIARFFANFGARPVPYAALTLTRQPWYLLWKR
- the upp gene encoding uracil phosphoribosyltransferase; this translates as METLNTPSASPADRVRIVCAEPSIANHFLAELRDVDVQRDSLRFRRNLQRLGEIIAYRISSQLSYTEKVVKTPLAESSSKQLRDFPVLATVLRAGLPFHQGFLNYFDQSPSAFAAAYRIEGTSQVQVQVDYLSAPNLDERVLILADPMLASGKSLVQTYRAMLRFGQPRQVHIAAVIASPEGVEYVTREIPEATLWVAAVDDHLNEHAYIVPGLGDAGDLSYGSKL